In Liquorilactobacillus nagelii DSM 13675, the following proteins share a genomic window:
- the nusA gene encoding transcription termination factor NusA — protein MSKELVEALNALEKEKGVKKEVVVEALEAALVSAYKRNYGQSHNVEVQFDKVAGDIHVFAVKEVVEEVFDSQLEISLEDAVKINRAYELGDQIKFEMTPKNFGRIAAQTAKQVIMQRVREAERSIIYDEYIQYEKEIVTGEVERIDHRYVYVNLGKVEAVLSHQDQIPGEEYHPHDRIKVYIYQVENSAKGPQVFVSRSHPDLLKRLFEQEIPEVFDGTVEIISIAREAGDRAKVAVRSTKDGVDPVGTCVGPRGERVQAIVNELKGENMDIVEWQNDPADFISNALKPADVVQVNFDPQNERACTVVVPDDQLSLAIGKRGQNARLAAKLTGYKIDIKSESEYHELKDQVINSTDVPSSED, from the coding sequence ATGAGTAAAGAGTTAGTTGAAGCGTTGAATGCGTTAGAAAAGGAAAAAGGTGTTAAAAAAGAAGTTGTTGTTGAAGCGCTTGAGGCAGCTTTAGTTTCAGCTTACAAACGTAATTACGGGCAGTCACATAACGTTGAGGTGCAGTTTGACAAAGTGGCTGGAGATATCCATGTTTTTGCGGTTAAAGAAGTTGTCGAAGAAGTTTTTGATTCTCAACTTGAAATTAGTTTGGAAGATGCAGTTAAGATTAATCGTGCTTATGAGCTTGGTGATCAGATTAAATTTGAAATGACACCGAAAAATTTTGGTCGAATTGCCGCCCAAACGGCTAAACAGGTCATTATGCAACGAGTTCGTGAAGCAGAACGTAGTATTATTTATGATGAATATATTCAGTATGAAAAAGAAATTGTTACTGGTGAAGTTGAACGAATTGATCACCGTTATGTTTATGTTAATTTAGGTAAGGTTGAGGCGGTCCTTTCACATCAAGATCAAATACCAGGTGAAGAATATCATCCACATGATCGAATTAAAGTCTATATTTACCAAGTTGAAAATAGTGCTAAGGGTCCACAGGTGTTTGTCAGTCGTTCACATCCAGACTTGTTAAAGCGGTTATTTGAGCAGGAAATTCCAGAAGTCTTTGATGGTACAGTTGAAATAATTTCAATTGCTCGCGAGGCTGGCGATCGTGCTAAAGTTGCTGTTCGTTCAACAAAAGATGGTGTTGACCCAGTTGGAACTTGTGTTGGGCCTCGTGGTGAACGGGTTCAGGCAATTGTTAACGAATTAAAGGGTGAAAATATGGATATTGTCGAATGGCAAAATGATCCTGCCGACTTTATTAGCAATGCCTTAAAACCAGCAGATGTTGTTCAAGTTAACTTTGATCCTCAAAATGAACGGGCTTGCACCGTGGTTGTTCCAGATGATCAATTATCCTTGGCAATTGGTAAACGAGGACAAAATGCTCGCTTGGCTGCAAAATTAACGGGCTACAAGATCGATATTAAGTCCGAAAGCGAGTATCATGAATTAAAAGACCAAGTAATAAATTCGACCGATGTTCCTTCATCAGAAGATTAA
- the rnpM gene encoding RNase P modulator RnpM yields MVHQRKIPMRKDIVSGEMKPKKELVRIVKNKANEVSIDPSGKKAGRGAYLSLDVAIAKQAKADRTFDRVFEIKIPDEFYEELVAYVDHQAARRELFGNESKK; encoded by the coding sequence ATGGTACATCAACGAAAAATTCCCATGAGGAAAGATATTGTCTCTGGCGAAATGAAGCCCAAAAAAGAATTAGTTCGAATCGTTAAGAATAAGGCTAATGAAGTTAGTATTGATCCCAGCGGTAAAAAAGCTGGTCGAGGCGCTTATCTTAGTCTAGATGTTGCGATTGCAAAGCAAGCCAAAGCCGATCGAACATTTGACCGCGTTTTTGAAATAAAAATTCCAGATGAATTCTATGAAGAGTTAGTTGCTTATGTGGATCATCAAGCAGCCCGGCGTGAGTTATTTGGCAATGAATCAAAAAAATAA
- the truB gene encoding tRNA pseudouridine(55) synthase TruB: MDGIIPLYKQKGMTSNDCVRRCRGILSMKRVGHSGTLDPNVDGVLLLCVGRATKVVNYLMDSGKIYTGEITLGLATTTEDLDGEVIETKRLVRPFTSVEISEKMQLLTGEQIQIPPLYSAVKVNGRRLYAYARAHQPVERPKRKINVAYFRQTGATTFDSATGQQKCYFEISCGKGTYVRTLATDLGRLLGVPAVMSQLTRQQSGSFKISDTVSLSQLEKLTKLDRVQEIIADLDTALQKFEHYQLDLTEWQKVRNGGFLKLQYISEKLVLTYNGKSRCIYHWHSKYLCYVPEQMIDLTEGNQT; encoded by the coding sequence ATGGACGGAATAATTCCTTTATATAAACAAAAGGGCATGACCAGTAATGATTGCGTACGTCGCTGTCGGGGAATTTTAAGTATGAAACGTGTCGGTCATAGTGGGACCTTAGATCCTAATGTTGATGGAGTGCTGTTACTTTGTGTGGGGAGAGCAACTAAAGTCGTCAACTATTTGATGGATTCTGGCAAGATATATACTGGTGAAATAACATTAGGTCTAGCGACAACAACCGAAGACCTTGATGGCGAAGTAATTGAGACAAAGCGTTTAGTAAGACCCTTTACTTCAGTTGAAATTAGCGAGAAAATGCAGTTATTGACTGGAGAACAAATTCAAATTCCCCCTTTGTATTCGGCTGTTAAAGTGAACGGTCGTCGCTTATATGCATATGCGCGAGCCCATCAACCAGTTGAAAGACCCAAACGAAAAATCAATGTTGCTTATTTTCGCCAAACGGGAGCAACTACTTTTGATTCGGCAACAGGTCAACAAAAATGTTATTTTGAAATCAGCTGTGGTAAAGGCACATATGTCCGAACTTTAGCTACGGATTTAGGCCGCTTGTTAGGAGTACCAGCAGTAATGTCACAGTTAACTAGACAACAAAGTGGCAGCTTTAAAATTTCTGATACGGTCAGTTTATCGCAACTGGAAAAGTTAACCAAGTTAGATCGAGTGCAGGAAATAATCGCCGACTTGGATACAGCATTGCAAAAATTTGAGCATTACCAGCTAGACTTAACTGAATGGCAAAAGGTCCGGAACGGTGGTTTCTTGAAATTACAGTATATATCTGAAAAGTTAGTGTTAACTTATAACGGAAAAAGCCGTTGCATTTATCATTGGCACTCAAAGTACCTGTGTTATGTTCCAGAACAGATGATTGATTTAACGGAAGGAAATCAAACGTGA
- the infB gene encoding translation initiation factor IF-2 → MGKKRIYQLAKELNISSKEVIAAAKERGFSVRNHMSTLGENEERQLRESLRPNQSTKTSKQQASVKKESSVKNKPVVHETSHTGKNVNVNANSTKSQQATDNSRNKRPETKQSQQHNNAKTDQGSNNRTTNNYQNNRSNQNRNNQHSYGQNRYNSNFNKKKRKNRRNNRRPENNKPAVPPRKNKPLPEKLIYTVGMNVAEIAKKIHREPAEIIKKLFMLGVMVNQNQSLDKETIEILANEYGIGAEEKVEVDIADIDKFFEEEKDNKKHLVSRPPVVTIMGHVDHGKTTLLDKLRHTHVTEGEAGGITQHIGAYQVKHDGKIITFLDTPGHAAFTNMRARGADITDITVLVVAADDGVMPQTIEAINHAKAAGVPIIVAINKIDKPGANPNHVMEELTEYGLISEAWGGSTIFVEISAKFGKNLDELLEMILLESEMLELRANPKQHGAGSVIEARLDKGKGAVATLLVQQGTLHVGDPIVVGNTFGRVRTMISDKGQQIKKALPATPVEITGLNEVPDSGDRFVVFSDEKSARAAGEERAKRALIKERNHTPHVTLDNLFDSLKEGELKEVNVIIKADVQGSVEALANSLQKINVEGVRVNIIHQAAGAINESDVTLAEASNAIIIGFNVRPTTQAKSQADTDDVDIRLHNVIYQAIDQVETAMKGMLEPVYQEKVIGQVEIRQTYKVSKLGTIGGGYVTDGYIQRDSGVRLIRDGIVIYEGKLASLKRFKDDAKEVKQGFECGLMIENYNDIKVGDQVEAFIMQEVPTK, encoded by the coding sequence ATGGGGAAAAAAAGAATCTACCAATTAGCAAAAGAATTAAATATTAGTAGTAAAGAAGTAATCGCGGCAGCTAAAGAGCGCGGCTTTTCAGTTCGCAACCATATGTCGACATTAGGAGAAAACGAGGAACGTCAATTGCGAGAAAGTCTGCGTCCAAATCAGTCAACTAAAACATCTAAGCAACAAGCAAGTGTAAAAAAGGAATCATCAGTAAAAAATAAACCTGTTGTTCATGAAACAAGTCACACGGGAAAAAATGTAAATGTAAATGCAAATTCAACAAAATCCCAACAAGCGACAGATAATTCCAGGAACAAAAGACCTGAAACCAAGCAGTCTCAACAGCATAATAATGCTAAAACCGATCAAGGTAGTAACAATCGGACAACTAATAATTATCAAAATAACCGAAGCAATCAGAATCGGAATAATCAACATAGCTACGGTCAAAATCGTTACAACAGTAATTTCAATAAAAAGAAACGAAAAAATCGTCGGAATAATCGACGACCAGAAAATAATAAACCAGCTGTTCCACCACGTAAAAATAAGCCGTTACCAGAAAAGTTGATTTATACGGTTGGAATGAATGTGGCTGAAATTGCCAAGAAAATTCATCGTGAACCAGCGGAAATTATTAAGAAACTCTTTATGTTGGGAGTTATGGTCAATCAGAACCAATCGCTCGACAAAGAAACAATTGAAATTTTGGCAAACGAGTACGGAATTGGCGCCGAAGAAAAAGTTGAAGTCGATATCGCTGATATTGACAAGTTCTTTGAAGAAGAAAAGGATAATAAAAAGCACTTAGTTTCTCGACCACCAGTGGTTACTATTATGGGTCATGTTGATCATGGTAAAACAACCTTATTAGATAAATTACGTCATACTCATGTAACAGAGGGTGAAGCCGGTGGAATTACCCAGCATATTGGTGCCTATCAAGTAAAACATGATGGCAAAATAATCACATTCCTAGACACTCCAGGACACGCTGCTTTTACTAATATGCGGGCTCGTGGGGCTGATATTACTGATATTACTGTTTTAGTTGTTGCAGCTGATGATGGTGTAATGCCACAAACAATTGAAGCGATAAATCATGCTAAAGCAGCTGGTGTCCCGATTATTGTAGCAATTAATAAAATTGACAAACCAGGTGCCAATCCCAATCATGTAATGGAAGAATTAACTGAATATGGTTTGATTTCTGAAGCATGGGGTGGCAGTACCATTTTTGTGGAAATTTCGGCTAAATTCGGCAAGAACTTAGATGAACTGCTTGAAATGATTTTACTTGAGTCTGAAATGTTAGAATTGCGTGCTAATCCAAAACAACATGGTGCTGGATCGGTTATTGAAGCTCGACTTGATAAAGGAAAAGGGGCAGTTGCTACTTTATTAGTTCAGCAAGGAACGTTGCATGTTGGTGATCCGATTGTTGTCGGTAACACGTTTGGCCGTGTCCGGACGATGATTAGTGACAAAGGTCAGCAAATCAAAAAAGCTTTGCCGGCAACACCTGTTGAAATTACTGGTTTAAATGAGGTCCCAGATTCTGGAGATCGATTTGTAGTCTTTTCAGATGAAAAGTCAGCTCGTGCGGCTGGTGAAGAACGTGCTAAACGTGCCTTGATCAAGGAAAGAAATCATACACCACACGTTACATTGGATAACTTGTTTGATTCGTTGAAGGAAGGCGAATTAAAGGAAGTCAATGTAATTATTAAAGCGGATGTGCAAGGTTCAGTTGAGGCTTTGGCTAACAGTCTGCAAAAGATTAATGTTGAGGGTGTCCGAGTTAATATTATTCACCAGGCAGCCGGAGCGATTAATGAAAGTGACGTTACCTTAGCGGAAGCATCAAACGCAATTATTATTGGTTTCAATGTGCGCCCAACTACCCAAGCAAAGTCTCAGGCTGATACTGATGATGTTGATATTCGCTTGCATAATGTAATCTATCAGGCGATTGATCAAGTTGAAACTGCGATGAAGGGTATGTTAGAGCCGGTATATCAAGAAAAAGTTATCGGACAAGTTGAGATTCGCCAAACGTACAAAGTTTCAAAACTAGGTACAATCGGAGGCGGCTATGTAACTGATGGCTATATCCAACGGGATAGTGGTGTACGCTTGATTCGAGATGGAATTGTAATTTACGAAGGTAAATTAGCTAGCTTGAAACGTTTCAAAGATGATGCTAAAGAAGTAAAACAAGGCTTTGAGTGTGGTCTTATGATTGAAAATTATAATGATATCAAAGTCGGTGATCAAGTTGAAGCGTTCATCATGCAAGAGGTTCCAACTAAATAA
- a CDS encoding YlxQ-related RNA-binding protein — protein sequence MNQKNKQQSLQLLGLARRAGRLATGEATVLKKVRQHQAELVFVAADAAEATKKKFTDKCQFYQVKLTDLFSRDELSEAIGTDRSVIAVMDTGFAKKLNQLLEI from the coding sequence ATGAATCAAAAAAATAAACAGCAAAGTCTGCAGTTATTAGGTTTAGCTCGTCGTGCTGGTAGATTGGCCACCGGCGAAGCAACAGTTTTAAAAAAGGTTCGACAACATCAGGCTGAATTGGTCTTTGTGGCTGCAGATGCTGCAGAAGCAACGAAAAAAAAATTTACTGATAAATGCCAATTTTATCAAGTAAAACTAACTGATTTATTTTCACGAGATGAATTAAGCGAAGCTATTGGAACCGATCGATCTGTGATTGCAGTGATGGACACTGGTTTTGCAAAAAAATTAAACCAGTTATTAGAAATATGA
- the rimP gene encoding ribosome maturation factor RimP — protein sequence MSSVIEQVTNLVSPILAEHHFELVDLEFVKEGKSWYLRVFIDKVGGINIEECALISDLLSEKLDAQDPDLIPQAYYLEVSSPGAERPLKNDRDLQRSLNKYVNVSLYQALNGQKVYEGDLVEITADNLVLAVIQKQRQLKLKIPRQQIAKIRLAIKF from the coding sequence GTGAGCAGTGTCATTGAACAAGTAACAAATTTAGTAAGTCCGATTTTAGCAGAACATCATTTTGAATTGGTTGATCTCGAATTTGTCAAAGAAGGAAAAAGCTGGTATTTAAGAGTCTTTATCGACAAAGTTGGGGGCATCAATATTGAAGAGTGTGCTTTAATCAGTGACCTTTTAAGTGAAAAATTAGATGCTCAAGATCCAGATTTGATTCCTCAAGCATACTACCTAGAGGTTTCGTCTCCCGGAGCAGAAAGACCATTAAAAAATGATCGTGATCTGCAACGATCGTTGAATAAATATGTTAACGTTTCTTTATATCAAGCTTTAAATGGTCAGAAAGTTTATGAAGGCGACTTAGTCGAAATAACAGCAGACAATTTGGTTTTAGCAGTTATCCAAAAACAACGTCAATTGAAATTGAAAATTCCCCGTCAGCAAATTGCTAAGATTCGTTTGGCAATCAAATTTTAA
- the rbfA gene encoding 30S ribosome-binding factor RbfA has translation MVRSYRVGRLAQEIQREVTDILMKRVRDPRVNGVTITGVDVTGDLQHATIFYSILSDQASTGEKTQIGLDKATGLIRRELGARLSIYVTPEIHFERDRSVQYGDKIDRLLNQIERHDQ, from the coding sequence TTGGTACGTAGTTATCGTGTTGGGCGTTTAGCCCAAGAAATTCAACGTGAAGTTACTGATATTTTGATGAAGCGAGTACGTGATCCTCGGGTAAATGGGGTAACAATTACAGGTGTGGATGTTACTGGTGATTTACAGCATGCGACGATATTTTATAGTATTTTGTCAGACCAGGCTTCCACGGGAGAAAAAACTCAGATCGGTTTAGATAAAGCAACTGGTTTAATCCGTCGAGAGTTAGGTGCTCGTTTGAGCATTTACGTTACTCCTGAAATTCACTTTGAACGTGATCGTTCAGTTCAATATGGTGATAAAATTGATCGCCTGTTGAACCAAATTGAACGGCATGATCAGTAG
- a CDS encoding PolC-type DNA polymerase III, producing MENDRYFLFAKLLDQLKWHPEFAQDLLSKTAIEKVEIHQKSAKWGFWLSSPKIWPFELFQEFAKQLQQGFKAIATVEIFFKSVPTAELNDRLLGDYWTWVVEHSGVKSPLLHELFNHNLPYLKDNRVLLLADNEIIKHFLVNQALGPIEAGYCQLGFPKFAIHTMIDQSKSQEKIEQFKQQQEKSDEQLAQKALAAIQQQNQTTKQKSTSTQPVMEQGKVILGKKIDQQNLRQLIGITEEERSVTVQGYIFDKEIRTLRSSRQLLILKITDYSSSMVVKKFSRNDEDEAGFAALAEGQWVKVRGNVQEDNFLRDLVINAYDINQITHQKRVDQAPTDQKRIELHLHSNMSTMDATNSITDYVKQAADWGQKAIAITDHSDLQAFPEAHAAGEKFGVKILYGVEVNLVDDGLPIAYNVQHQNLNEATYVVFDTETTGLSARYDKVIELSAVKMQNGAVLDQFEEFIDPGHPLSKTTIDLTSITDDMVRGSKSEEEVFKLFQEFCQGCIIVGHNATFDIDFMNTGYQRHKLPLIDNPWLDTLPLARLLYPQLKSFRLNKLTKLLDVKLEHHHRAIYDAQATGYIYFAMLKEAQKQFNINFQDEFNQYVAQSDAYKHEHPSHAIILATSQAGLKNLFKLVSMSMIKYFYRVPRVPRSLLSKYRQGLLVGSACYQGEVFTAMMQKGYAEAKKRAQFYDYLEVQPKALYQPLLQQELVKNNHDLEEIIQNLVDLGHELHLPVVATGDVHYLNKEDAIYRKILIHSEGGANPLNRLKELPDAHFRTTDEMLKDFSFLNEQTVKEIVITNPAKIAAEIDEITPVKDKLYTPKMAGAEDEIKTLTMNQAHELYGDPLPDLVEKRLQKELKSIIGNGFSVIYLIAQKLVFKSNKDGYLVGSRGSVGSSLVATMTGITEVNPLPPHYRCPKCKWSQFFEKGEYGSGFDLPEKQCPKCQATLIKDGQDIPFETFLGFYGNKVPDIDLNFSGDYQPIAHNYTKVLFGEKNVYRAGTIGTVADKTAYGYVKAYERDTEQNLRNAEVDRLAKGATGVKRTTGQHPAGIVVVPDYMDIFDFTPIQYPANDLTAAWKTTHFDFHSIHDNILKLDILGHDDPMMIRMLQDLSGINPKSIPPADPGVMALFSGTDVLGVTPEQIGSKTGTLGIPEFGTRFVRGMLEETKPKTFAELLKISGLSHGTDVWLGNAEELIKNGTVTMPEVIGCRDDIMMDLIHMGVEADRAFKIMEHVRKGRGIPDDWQEDMRQAKVPEWYIGACLKIKYMFPKAHAAAYVLMALRIAYFKVYFPLVYYAAYFSVRADDFDLVAMANGKETVKAAIQEINAKGMDASTKEKNLLTVLELANEMLERGFQFKMVDLNRSAVANWLIDGDDLIAPFNAIPGLGTNVAKQIVAAREEKPFLSKEDLARRGKVSKTLIDFMSVNHVLDGLPEENQLSLFDSLF from the coding sequence TTGGAAAATGATCGATATTTTTTATTTGCCAAACTCTTAGACCAATTAAAGTGGCATCCAGAATTCGCCCAAGATCTACTGTCAAAGACAGCAATTGAAAAAGTTGAGATTCACCAAAAATCAGCTAAATGGGGTTTCTGGTTGTCTAGTCCAAAAATTTGGCCTTTTGAGCTTTTTCAAGAATTTGCCAAGCAGCTACAACAGGGATTTAAAGCAATTGCCACAGTTGAAATTTTTTTCAAATCAGTCCCGACCGCTGAATTAAATGATCGTTTGTTAGGAGATTATTGGACGTGGGTTGTAGAACACTCTGGAGTAAAATCTCCCTTGTTGCATGAATTGTTTAATCATAATTTACCCTACTTAAAGGATAACCGGGTATTGTTGTTGGCTGATAATGAAATTATCAAACATTTTTTGGTTAACCAAGCTTTGGGGCCAATTGAGGCTGGGTATTGTCAACTGGGATTTCCAAAATTTGCGATCCATACAATGATTGATCAATCTAAATCACAAGAAAAAATCGAGCAATTTAAACAGCAACAAGAAAAATCTGACGAGCAACTTGCTCAAAAAGCATTAGCTGCTATTCAACAGCAGAATCAAACAACCAAACAAAAGTCAACTAGTACTCAACCAGTAATGGAGCAGGGTAAAGTTATTTTGGGAAAGAAAATTGATCAACAGAATTTACGGCAATTAATTGGAATCACTGAAGAAGAACGCTCGGTAACTGTTCAAGGTTATATTTTTGATAAGGAAATCCGGACACTTAGGTCATCACGACAACTGCTGATTTTAAAAATTACCGATTACAGTTCTTCAATGGTGGTCAAAAAATTTTCACGAAATGATGAAGATGAAGCTGGATTTGCGGCATTAGCTGAGGGGCAATGGGTGAAAGTTCGCGGAAATGTGCAAGAGGATAATTTTTTACGCGATCTAGTAATCAATGCCTATGATATTAATCAAATTACCCATCAAAAGAGAGTTGATCAGGCACCTACTGATCAAAAAAGGATTGAGTTACATCTACACAGTAACATGAGTACGATGGATGCAACCAATAGTATTACAGATTATGTCAAACAAGCGGCTGATTGGGGACAAAAAGCAATTGCGATTACTGATCATAGTGATTTACAAGCTTTCCCAGAAGCGCATGCTGCTGGAGAAAAATTTGGCGTAAAAATTTTGTATGGTGTTGAAGTTAATTTAGTCGATGACGGGTTGCCGATTGCCTACAACGTGCAGCATCAAAATTTAAATGAAGCAACCTATGTAGTTTTTGATACTGAAACGACGGGATTGTCTGCCCGCTATGATAAAGTAATTGAGCTTTCTGCGGTTAAAATGCAAAATGGAGCAGTGTTAGATCAGTTTGAAGAATTTATTGACCCTGGGCATCCACTTTCAAAAACTACCATTGACTTGACCAGTATTACTGATGATATGGTTAGAGGGTCAAAAAGTGAAGAAGAAGTTTTCAAACTCTTCCAAGAGTTTTGCCAAGGCTGCATTATTGTTGGTCATAATGCAACATTTGATATTGATTTTATGAATACTGGTTATCAGCGCCATAAATTACCGCTAATCGATAACCCGTGGCTTGATACGTTGCCACTAGCTCGATTGCTCTATCCGCAATTGAAAAGTTTTCGTCTAAATAAATTAACTAAGTTATTAGATGTTAAACTTGAACATCATCACCGAGCAATTTATGATGCTCAAGCTACCGGATATATTTATTTTGCGATGTTAAAAGAAGCGCAAAAACAATTCAATATTAATTTTCAGGATGAGTTTAATCAATATGTGGCTCAAAGTGATGCCTATAAGCATGAACATCCATCACACGCGATAATTTTGGCAACAAGTCAAGCGGGCTTGAAAAATCTTTTTAAGCTAGTTTCCATGTCGATGATTAAATATTTTTATCGTGTACCACGAGTTCCTCGTTCATTGCTAAGTAAATACCGTCAGGGATTGTTAGTTGGTTCAGCCTGTTATCAGGGTGAGGTTTTTACAGCAATGATGCAAAAAGGTTATGCTGAGGCAAAAAAACGTGCTCAATTTTATGATTATCTTGAGGTTCAGCCTAAAGCATTGTATCAACCGCTTTTGCAACAAGAATTGGTTAAAAACAATCATGATTTAGAAGAGATCATTCAAAACTTAGTCGATTTGGGTCATGAATTACATTTGCCTGTTGTTGCAACTGGCGATGTACATTACCTAAATAAAGAAGATGCTATTTACCGTAAGATTTTAATTCATTCTGAAGGGGGAGCCAATCCGCTTAATCGGTTAAAAGAATTGCCTGATGCACATTTTAGAACAACCGATGAAATGTTAAAAGATTTCTCATTTTTGAATGAGCAAACGGTCAAAGAAATTGTCATCACAAATCCAGCGAAGATTGCTGCAGAAATCGATGAAATTACACCGGTTAAAGACAAATTGTATACGCCTAAGATGGCTGGAGCTGAAGATGAAATTAAAACATTAACAATGAATCAGGCTCATGAGCTTTATGGTGATCCGCTCCCTGATTTAGTTGAGAAACGGCTGCAAAAAGAATTAAAAAGTATTATCGGCAATGGCTTTTCAGTTATCTACTTAATTGCCCAAAAACTAGTTTTTAAATCAAATAAAGATGGTTACTTGGTTGGTTCACGTGGATCAGTCGGATCTAGTTTAGTAGCTACAATGACGGGAATTACCGAAGTCAATCCATTACCTCCGCATTATCGCTGTCCTAAATGTAAATGGAGCCAATTCTTTGAAAAAGGTGAGTATGGTTCGGGGTTTGATCTACCAGAGAAACAATGTCCCAAGTGCCAAGCAACTCTGATTAAAGATGGACAAGATATTCCTTTTGAAACTTTCTTGGGCTTTTATGGTAATAAAGTTCCAGATATTGATTTAAACTTTTCTGGTGACTACCAACCAATTGCGCATAACTATACTAAGGTTTTGTTTGGTGAAAAGAATGTTTATCGAGCTGGAACAATCGGAACAGTTGCTGATAAGACGGCTTATGGCTACGTTAAAGCTTATGAGCGCGATACTGAGCAGAACTTACGCAACGCTGAAGTTGATCGATTGGCTAAAGGTGCAACAGGGGTTAAAAGAACAACTGGACAACATCCAGCGGGAATTGTTGTTGTCCCAGATTACATGGATATTTTTGACTTTACACCAATTCAATACCCAGCTAATGATTTAACAGCAGCTTGGAAAACAACCCATTTTGATTTCCACTCAATTCATGATAATATTTTAAAACTAGATATTCTGGGACATGATGATCCGATGATGATTAGAATGTTACAGGATTTATCGGGTATTAATCCTAAATCAATTCCGCCGGCTGATCCTGGAGTAATGGCTTTATTTTCTGGAACAGATGTTTTGGGAGTGACGCCAGAGCAAATTGGCTCTAAAACTGGTACCTTAGGTATTCCAGAATTTGGAACACGGTTTGTTCGTGGAATGTTAGAAGAAACTAAGCCCAAGACTTTTGCTGAATTATTAAAGATCTCTGGGTTGTCGCATGGGACCGATGTTTGGTTGGGTAATGCTGAAGAATTAATCAAAAACGGAACGGTTACGATGCCAGAAGTTATTGGTTGTCGTGACGATATTATGATGGATTTGATTCATATGGGAGTTGAAGCTGATCGAGCTTTTAAAATTATGGAGCATGTGCGTAAGGGCAGAGGAATTCCTGATGATTGGCAAGAAGATATGCGCCAAGCTAAAGTACCAGAATGGTATATTGGAGCTTGTCTAAAGATCAAGTATATGTTTCCTAAAGCCCACGCTGCAGCATATGTTTTGATGGCTTTACGTATAGCATATTTCAAAGTTTACTTCCCATTGGTTTACTATGCAGCATACTTCAGTGTTCGAGCTGATGATTTTGATTTAGTGGCAATGGCTAATGGGAAAGAAACGGTTAAAGCAGCCATTCAGGAAATCAATGCTAAGGGAATGGATGCCAGCACAAAAGAAAAAAACTTGTTGACAGTGCTTGAATTGGCAAATGAAATGCTTGAACGTGGTTTTCAATTTAAAATGGTTGATTTAAATCGTTCAGCAGTTGCAAATTGGTTAATTGATGGCGATGATCTAATTGCACCTTTTAATGCAATTCCAGGGTTAGGAACCAACGTCGCCAAACAAATTGTCGCAGCACGTGAAGAAAAACCATTTCTCTCAAAAGAAGATTTAGCACGTCGCGGAAAAGTTTCTAAAACTTTGATTGATTTTATGTCGGTTAATCATGTTTTAGATGGACTACCAGAAGAAAATCAGTTAAGCCTCTTTGATTCATTATTTTAA